A section of the Oncorhynchus nerka isolate Pitt River linkage group LG3, Oner_Uvic_2.0, whole genome shotgun sequence genome encodes:
- the LOC115122319 gene encoding gamma-crystallin M3-like — MMGKITFYEDRNFQGRSYETSQDCADMSSFLSRCHSCRVDSGCFMVYDHNNYMGNQYFMRRGEYPDYQRMGMGMNDCIRSCRMIPMHKGNFRMRIYERENFGGQMHEMTDDCDSIQVRYRMSDCQSCNVMDGHWLMYEQPHYRGRQMYMKPGEYRNFSQMGMGMGGMSGSMRFMSMRRIMDNMSM; from the exons ATCACCTTCTACGAGGACAGGAACTTCCAGGGTCGTTCCTATGAGACCAGCCAGGACTGCGCTGACATGTCCTCCTTCCTGAGCAGGTGTCACTCCTGCAGGGTTGACAGCGGTTGCTTCATGGTCTACGATCACAACAACTACATGGGAAACCAGTACTTCATGAGGAGGGGCGAGTACCCTGACTACCAGCGCATGGGAATGGGAATGAATGACTGCATCAGGTCCTGCCGCATGATCCCCATG CACAAAGGAAACTTCAGGATGAGGATCTACGAGAGGGAGAACTTCGGAGGTCAGATGCACGAGATGACGGACGACTGTGACTCCATCCAGGTCCGTTACCGCATGTCAGACTGCCAGTCCTGCAACGTGATGGACGGCCACTGGCTGATGTACGAGCAGCCCCACTACAGAGGCAGGCAGATGTACATGAAGCCTGGAGAGTACAGGAACTTCAGTCAGATGGGCATGGGAATGGGAGGCATGAGCGGCAGCATGAGGTTCATGAGCATGAGGCGTATCATGGATAACATGTCCATGTAA